In Marinobacter sp. M3C, the genomic stretch ATTTTGCAGGCGTTAATAGACGCCGGATCTGGCCCAATTTTGCGCCCCAGGGGTGCCAGCGCGGCGTTAGCTTGGGCGCCAATCACACCCGATTGCAGGCGAATACGGGCACCGTTGTCCAGAATATCCCGACGGTTCCAGCCGTCGCCCAGCACAATCAGCAACGAGTCGCTGATTGCCTGGCCCGACAAACTGGTACCGGCCGCCCGAAAGGTAACCGGTACTCGGTGCGTGCCCGCCAATTGCAGCAGCGCGACAACCTCGTGCTCGGCATTCACCCGCACCACCAACTTGGGAATCAGGCGGTAGAAGCTGGCGTCGGTACCGAAGGCCAGGGTTGACAGCGCGTCGTCAAAACGTCGCTTCAACGGAATCAGCTGGTTCACGGCACTGAGGAAATCGGTGGGCAAGCTCATAGTATCTCCAGGGGCACTCGTCTGTGGCTGCTGATACGTCGTTATTGAGCGGCCTTCTTTAATTCACGAACCAGTAATTCCGGGCTGATGTCGGCAATGGTTCGCGCGCCCGTTAACACCATGGCTACGCGCATTTCGCTTTCAATCAGTTTCAGCAGATTCGTCACACCCGCTTCGCCATCCGCCGCCAGTGCATAAATGTAGGCGCGCCCGATCATTGTGCAGTCGGCGCCCAGGGCCAACATGCGCAACACATCCAGACCGGTGCGGATGCCTGAATCTACCAGTATTTTCATGTCACCTTTCACTGCGTCCGCAATGGCAGGCAAGGCGCGGCAAGTAGAAGGCACACCATCGAGCTGACGGCCACCGTGGTTCGATACAATGATGCCATCGGCGCCAAAGCTGCGGGCATCACGGGCGTCGTCGGGGTCTAATATGCCTTTGATGACCATCGGGCCATCCCAGAACTCGCGTATCCACTCTAGGTCTTTCCAGCAAATGGACGGGTCAAAATTATTGCCGAGCCAGCCAATGTAGTCGCCAAGGCCGGTGGCGCTGCCGCGGTAAGCAGAAATGTTGCCCAAGTCATGGGGCTTGCCCAGCACGCCTACATCCAGCGCCCAGCGTGGATGGGTTATTGCTTGTAATATGCGACGTGGCGCCGCGTAGGGCCCACTCATGCCGGAGTGGGCATCGCGGTAGCGGGCGCCAGGCACTGGCATGTCTACAGTGAACACCAGGGTGGTTACGCCCGCCGCTTTGGCTCGCTCCAGCGCGTTGCGCATAAAACCACGGTCTTTCAAAACGTACAGCTGAAACCACATAGGCCGGCTGATGACGGGGGCCACTTCTTCAATCGGGCACACCGACACGGTCGACATGGTAAACGGCACGCCCCGATTAGCAGCGGCGCGGGCGGCCTGCACTTCACCGCGACGGGCGAACATGCCGGTCAAACCTACCGGCGACAGAGCTACCGGCATTGACAGGGTTTCGTCAAACAGCTCGGTGGTCAGGTCTAGCTGGGTCATGTCATTCAGTACCCGCTGGCGCAGGGCGATGTCTGACAGGTCTTCAACGTTGCGTTTAAGCGTGTGTTCGTTGTATGAGCCGCCATCGATGTAATGAAACAAAAAAGGTGGAAGCCGGCGTTTGGCGGCAGCGCGGTAATCGGTAGAAGCAGAAATGATCATCAGGCGTGTCCTGTTTGGGTTGCAGGCTATGCGCCCCGCAAACGCGGGGGCGCCTTCAAAGCAGTGTCACTGAGCTTTCAGCCCATCGATTAAAGAGCCATTAGCAGTTAGAAAGCCCTCAGCCGATTAAAGAGCCTTCAGCAGTTAAAGAGCCATTAGCGGATCTGAAAAGTCCATCACATAGGCCGCAATCAGAGCAATTATGCCGGTCATCAGCACGTAATACAGCGTTGGCCATATCGTGCGGCGCAGAGTTGCACCTTCGCGGCCAAGCAGCCCAACAGTAGCCGATGCCGCCACCACGTTGTGAATGGCCACCATATTGCCTGCCGCGGCACCAATCGCCTGAATCGACACCATTAACGCGGTAGACAAGCCAAGATTGGTAGCAACACCAAACTGAAACTGGCTAAACATCATATTCGAAACCGTGTTGGAACCCGCCAGAAACGCACCCAGAGCACCAATGCTTGGCGCAAACAGCGGGTAAATACCGCCTACGGTGTCGGCCACATAGCGGGCTAACAGAATCGGCATGCTAGGTAGATCCGCGGCGTTAACGCCAGAGTTGATCAGAATACGCACCATAGGCACGGTGAACAGCAGCACAAAACCCGCACTGAGCAACACACCGCTGGATTCTTTTACCGCACGACTCAGCTCTTTAACCTGCATCCGATGCAAGAAGAAAGTCGCCAGCACCACCATCACCAGAATACCACCCGGCAAGTAAAGCGGCTGAACGCCCGCGCTAATATCGGCTTCGCCCAGCATACTATTGAAGTTGACCGCTACCGACTTGAACAGCGCGGTTACCTCCGGGAATACCCGGCTAACCACCAGCAATACAGCCACCAAAAGATACGGGCTCCAAGCGCGGAAGCTGCTCATAGGCCTTGCGGTAAGCTCGTCTAATTTCATTTCGATACTGCCCAGCCACTCTTGTGGCCAATCTTTACGGTCGGCGAAGTCCCAGGTGGTTTTTGGCACCAGAAAGCCCTTGCGCGCCGCGGTCGTAACGATTGCAAGAC encodes the following:
- the lldD gene encoding FMN-dependent L-lactate dehydrogenase LldD, which produces MIISASTDYRAAAKRRLPPFLFHYIDGGSYNEHTLKRNVEDLSDIALRQRVLNDMTQLDLTTELFDETLSMPVALSPVGLTGMFARRGEVQAARAAANRGVPFTMSTVSVCPIEEVAPVISRPMWFQLYVLKDRGFMRNALERAKAAGVTTLVFTVDMPVPGARYRDAHSGMSGPYAAPRRILQAITHPRWALDVGVLGKPHDLGNISAYRGSATGLGDYIGWLGNNFDPSICWKDLEWIREFWDGPMVIKGILDPDDARDARSFGADGIIVSNHGGRQLDGVPSTCRALPAIADAVKGDMKILVDSGIRTGLDVLRMLALGADCTMIGRAYIYALAADGEAGVTNLLKLIESEMRVAMVLTGARTIADISPELLVRELKKAAQ
- a CDS encoding L-lactate permease, with the translated sequence MSTGLFAFFAFVPILLAGILLIGLRWPASRAMPLVYLASVGIALVAWDMSFNRVLASSLQGLVVTVGLLWIIFGAILLLNTLKHSGAIMVIRAGFTTISPDRRIQAIIIAWLFGCFIEGASGFGTPAAIAAPLLVAVGFPAMAAVLMGMLVQSTPVSFGAVGTPIIVGINTGLDTATIGAQLAANGSSWDAYLQLITTQVASIHAIVGTFMPFIMVIMLVRFFGKDRSWRAVFEVLPFALFAGLSVTIPYVLTGIFLGPEFPSLLGGLVGLAIVTTAARKGFLVPKTTWDFADRKDWPQEWLGSIEMKLDELTARPMSSFRAWSPYLLVAVLLVVSRVFPEVTALFKSVAVNFNSMLGEADISAGVQPLYLPGGILVMVVLATFFLHRMQVKELSRAVKESSGVLLSAGFVLLFTVPMVRILINSGVNAADLPSMPILLARYVADTVGGIYPLFAPSIGALGAFLAGSNTVSNMMFSQFQFGVATNLGLSTALMVSIQAIGAAAGNMVAIHNVVAASATVGLLGREGATLRRTIWPTLYYVLMTGIIALIAAYVMDFSDPLMAL